Proteins from a single region of Corylus avellana chromosome ca11, CavTom2PMs-1.0:
- the LOC132165362 gene encoding inorganic phosphate transporter 1-4 codes for MAKKQLEVLDALDVAKTQWYHFTAIIIAGMGFFTDAYDLFCISLVTKLLGRIYYHVEGSEKPGTLPPNVSASVNGVALCGTLAGQLFFGWLGDKMGRKRVYGLTLLLMFVCSVASGLSFGHDAKAVMGTLCFFRFWLGFGIGGDYPLSATIMSEYANKKTRGAFIAAVFAMQGFGILGGGIFAIIMSSIFKASFAAPPYNVDAIASTVPQADYLWRIILMVGALPAVLTYYWRMKMPETARYTALVAKNAKQAASDMSKVLQVDIEAEQKIFETGSSGFGLFSRQFARRHGLHLLGTTSTWFLLDIAFYSQNLFQKDIFSAIGWIPPAKTMNAVEEVYKIARAQTLIALCSTVPGYWFTVAFIDIIGRFAIQLMGFFFMTVFMFALAFPYNHWTHKENRIGFVVIYSLTFFFANFGPNATTFVVPAEIFPARLRSTCHGISAASGKLGAIVGAFGFLYLAQNQDKSKAEAGYPAGIGVKNSLIVLGVVNFLGLLFTFLVPESKGKSLEEMSGENEVET; via the coding sequence ATGGCGAAGAAACAACTGGAGGTTTTGGATGCGCTTGATGTTGCCAAAACACAATGGTACCATTTCACTGCAATCATAATTGCTGGAATGGGGTTCTTCACTGATGCATATGATCTTTTCTGCATATCCCTTGTCACCAAATTGCTCGGCCGcatatactaccatgttgaagGTTCAGAAAAGCCCGGCACATTGCCTCCCAATGTTTCAGCTTCTGTCAATGGCGTAGCACTGTGTGGAACTCTTGCAGGGCAGCTCTTCTTTGGATGGCTTGGTGACAAGATGGGCAGAAAACGAGTCTATGGCTTGACTCTCCTGCTCATGTTTGTTTGCTCTGTTGCTTCAGGCCTTTCTTTCGGGCATGATGCAAAAGCTGTGATGGGCACGCTTTGCTTCTTTCGGTTCTGGCTTGGTTTTGGCATTGGCGGTGATTATCCACTTTCTGCTACCATCATGTCTGAATATGCTAACAAGAAGACCCGTGGAGCCTTCATTGCTGCAGTGTTTGCGATGCAAGGATTTGGGATTTTAGGAGGCGGCATATTTGCTATTATCATGTCTTCCATATTCAAGGCAAGTTTTGCTGCTCCCCCTTACAATGTTGATGCAATTGCCTCAACTGTCCCACAAGCAGATTATCTATGGAGGATAATTCTAATGGTTGGTGCACTTCCAGCTGTACTGACCTACTACTGGAGGATGAAGATGCCTGAAACTGCTCGTTACACTGCTCTTGTTGCAAAGAATGCAAAACAGGCTGCATCGGATATGTCAAAGGTTCTGCAGGTTGACATTGAAGCAGAACAAAAGATTTTTGAGACAGGCAGTAGTGGATTTGGTTTGTTCTCTAGGCAGTTTGCTCGCCGCCATGGACTTCACTTGCTTGGAACAACAAGCACATGGTTCTTGCTTGACATTGCATTTTACAGCCAAAATCTATTCCAAAAGGACATCTTCAGTGCAATTGGGTGGATTCCTCCAGCAAAGACCATGAATGCTGTTGAGGAGGTGTATAAAATTGCAAGGGCACAAACACTAATTGCTCTATGCAGCACGGTCCCTGGCTACTGGTTTACAGTTGCTTTCATTGACATAATTGGAAGGTTTGCTATCCAACTGATGGGTTTCTTCTTCATGACAGTCTTTATGTTTGCCTTGGCATTTCCTTACAACCATTGGACTCATAAGGAAAACCGTATTGGGTTTGTGGTGATATATTCACTTACCTTCTTCTTTGCAAATTTCGGGCCTAATGCCACCACATTTGTTGTGCCGGCAGAGATTTTCCCGGCTAGGTTACGGTCTACTTGCCATGGCATATCTGCAGCATCGGGGAAGCTTGGAGCTATAGTTGGTGCATTTGGTTTCTTGTATTTGGCTCAGAACCAGGACAAGTCAAAGGCAGAAGCAGGGTACCCTGCAGGTATTGGGGTGAAGAATTCGCTCATTGTGTTGGGTGTGGTCAACTTCTTGGGGTTGCTGTTTACTTTTCTAGTGCCTGAATCAAAGGGTAAATCATTGGAGGAGATGTCAGGTGAAAACGAAGTTGAAACTTGA
- the LOC132166479 gene encoding actin-depolymerizing factor-like, giving the protein MSFRWLSRPNASCGMGVADHTKNTFMELKRKKVHRYVIFMVDESKKEVVVEKTGGPAESYDDFTAALPENDCRFAVYDYDFVTSDNCQKSKIFFIAWSPSSSRIRAKMLYATSRDRFRRELDGVHYEIQATDPTEMDLEVIKDRAH; this is encoded by the exons ATGTCTTTCAGATGGCTCAGTCGg CCGAATGCTTCGTGCGGCATGGGTGTTGCTGATCACACCAAAAACACTTTTATGGAATTGAAGAGGAAGAAGGTTCACCGTTATGTGATTTTTATGGTTGATGAGAGTAAAAAGGAGGTCGTGGTTGAGAAGACTGGTGGTCCGGCTGAGAGCTATGATGATTTCACTGCAGCTTTGCCTGAGAATGATTGCCGATTTGCTGTATATGATTATGATTTTGTGACTTCTGATAACTGTCAAAAGAGCAAGATATTCTTCATTGCATG GTCTCCTTCATCCTCTCGAATCCGTGCCAAGATGCTCTATGCCACATCTAGAGACAGGTTTAGACGGGAGCTGGACGGTGTCCACTATGAGATTCAGGCCACTGACCCCACAGAGATGGATCTTGAAGTGATCAAAGACCGAGCACACTGA